CTTGGTTGTTGAGTTTGTAGTAAGCAATAAACCGTCAGGTGGCCAGTCAGagagtttgtttacatttctgctAATATGCTAAttgctaatgttagctaataACTCATTCTCCATTCGTGATTCCGCTTCTCGGGATTTGGTAAGCTTAATAATTTCCGTCACTATATGAATATAACTGCAAAATATGTTTAATAGTTTTAGGGGAACATTTTTACGAAGAGAATCTTCATCATCCTGTGTTTCTTCCGGTGTCACTTCCTAATGTCACTGCGaaagtgatgggaagttcggttcttttccgcgaaccggttctttcggacagttcgttttaatgaaccagttcaataatccagttcaccatttcttttacgtcctgatgTAAAGACGTAAATTCattcatcccgccgctgccggcagatattaatacaatcaatttaacacatttgaaaagttctttttaatcataactttagttgaatacgtttcttacatttaagttttgcaactaaaacacccagtacaggcattgatgtgcaaacgtgggtgttttacgtgtcttaaagatataaagttaataaactaaacatcaacttacaaaaacttaaaaaaaaaaaaaaaaagcataattttgaaatgtttctttcgctccatcagttgtctaaaaaactaatgcaactgagttaaacactcatacgttaagacattaaatcataaccgtttacatttgttgctgtatcagttcagtgatttacgcatgcgcagtaacaacagctcatcggttctcagtatgttggacgcgtccgaaagaaagttctcagttcagtgtactgatgattcgctgtatcagttcagtgattcatgcatgtgcagtatcaacagctcgagctcacagttctctcagcacaacatgtctcagttcagtgtacaggagttacatatactccgggatattagtttatttagagccGGACcgactgtcaggcatgaccgaacgcgaactgtttagaacgaatcagtccttTTTGatgaactggttcatccagttcactaaaaagaaccggttcaaaagaacgattcgttcacgaactgccCACCACTACACTGCGACCAACAATCTGTCCTAATCGGATCCTCTGAAATGTATCGGCTTACAGAAGATATTAAACTCTGACTAATGACTCAAACAATTTAGTGTATTAGTTGCTTGTTGACATAACTCTTATATGTAGCGATGTACCGCCTTCCATCACAGAATCTGTcctaaagtgtttttttgtttttttttcctgctccaACACACCTGTTTCAACACGGGGAAGAAGATTAATGCGCTGAATGTGACTCACACAGGTGTGTTGAAGCAGGGAAAACATGCAGATGTGCATGATGGAGGTTACTCCACAATCCAGATGGGAAACCTGTGTATTAGACTGTGAAAATGTTTCTGTTCTAGAGAGTCAGAGGCCATGGATATTAAGGTGTACCTTGATCAAGAAAACGGCACACTCGCCGCTCCATCCATAAAATCACGCCAGAGGCTTCAGTCTGCTCCTGGTGAGCTGGACCAATTTTACACTAACTTGACTTTGATGAAACATGCTTTTTTCAACAGTCTATATATCTTTGTTTATAGAGCGTCTCCTAAAAACTCCACTGAAGACATGGCTTGGAGTGCCTGTGCATTCAGGCCGCAAAGCTTTGGGAACAGTTAATAAAATTGTATCCACACCAACAACCTCTCATAAAGGTGATGTGCTGAATAAACCCCTTGCAGCCCAGGTtggttattaaaatataatttacttAATCTTTATTGATTCCGGAGTGATTAccaattccatttatttatttgtttgtttgttttttgttatagCAATGTAAAGTGGCTTCTCAGGCGGTTGGTGAGGACTATCCAGAGATTGAGAAGTGCT
The Tachysurus vachellii isolate PV-2020 chromosome 13, HZAU_Pvac_v1, whole genome shotgun sequence genome window above contains:
- the pttg1 gene encoding securin, with protein sequence MDIKVYLDQENGTLAAPSIKSRQRLQSAPERLLKTPLKTWLGVPVHSGRKALGTVNKIVSTPTTSHKGDVLNKPLAAQQCKVASQAVGEDYPEIEKCFPYDPSDFEDYCVPEEVCLSRFSLAGLGKQQWPLNVLEEDFGMIEPCLPPSPLKMPSVHCRDDLEAFLETISELTVCLPPECDS